In Phaeodactylum tricornutum CCAP 1055/1 chromosome 10, whole genome shotgun sequence, a single genomic region encodes these proteins:
- a CDS encoding predicted protein yields the protein MNTMVGMQASLHQTISEDVSNRMQQNDDSCHHVGQNEANNMLDDDFDPDELLKSPLFNDSGKDFAKILMDDDEFAINSDDGAAVDHYDQIDPKDFGGLYFSTPAEVSVQISSTSESSYLYPKSMKFVNTYSDNSFSQQVLEPNLVDLSLDHHSEQGMYSLDESSFSDDSIGRTSSGQSLPQACIKGQPNHLQTLPERCLSMEPPSKTENMNPMQHLLPQDIQCPRTASFSTSAATHHIHQKQQQVCNTGMPMGSIVPLNHLQQMRQTQGTHFGLSQSMHGASQSHMINMSGQRTKAHRESLSGGSFHGVSLHGGSLHGTAGNPSYFHGNISIASNIQGIKSPSQMYGSSSKNPATLNEAMEKLCDSMKRSAMSRSMVKQYSGRNIGRQNSSRQLMQRQGSNRSLLDDGSGRGVNGPAVPLRRMSNTKHQVHHPGRGVHRHDSQQSLNGHSNHSISVQFDGRNTGGF from the coding sequence ATGAACACAATGGTAGGAATGCAAGCGTCTCTTCACCAAACGATTAGTGAAGACGTCTCTAATCGCATGCAACAAAACGATGACTCTTGTCACCACGTTGGCCAGAATGAAGCAAATAATATGCTTGATGATGACTTTGACCCTGACGAGCTGCTAAAGTCTCCTCTTTTTAATGATTCGGGAAAAGATTTTGCGAAAATCCTGAtggatgatgatgaatttGCCATCAATAGCGATGATGGCGCCGCAGTAGACCACTACGACCAGATCGACCCAAAGGACTTCGGAGGACTCTATTTCAGCACACCGGCAGAGGTTTCTGTGCAAATCTCAAGCACTTCTGAATCTTCCTACCTGTACCCAAAGTCAATGAAATTTGTCAATACATATTCAGACAATTCCTTCTCGCAACAGGTTCTAGAACCGAATTTGGTTGACTTGTCTTTGGATCATCATTCTGAGCAAGGGATGTACAGCCTAGACGAGTCGAGCTTTAGCGACGACAGTATAGGACGAACGTCATCAGGACAAAGCTTACCTCAAGCGTGTATCAAGGGTCAACCTAACCACCTCCAAACCCTTCCCGAGAGATGTTTGAGTATGGAGCCTCCGTCAAAAACTGAAAACATGAATCCAATGCAGCACTTGCTTCCACAGGACATCCAATGTCCAAGAACTGCCAGCTTTTCAACAAGTGCTGCAACACACCACATTCAtcaaaagcagcaacaagTATGTAATACTGGAATGCCAATGGGATCAATTGTTCCCTTGAATCACCTACAGCAAATGCGGCAAACGCAGGGTACGCACTTCGGGCTCAGTCAGTCAATGCATGGAGCATCACAATCCCACATGATAAATATGTCTGGTCAAAGAACAAAAGCACATAGGGAATCTTTGTCCGGAGGTTCCTTTCATGGTGTTTCGCTCCATGGGGGCTCATTGCACGGCACGGCTGGAAATCCATCCTATTTTCACGGAAATATATCCATTGCTTCAAACATACAGGGGATAAAGTCACCCTCGCAAATGTATGGCTCGAGCAGCAAGAACCCAGCGACTCTCAATGAAGCAATGGAGAAGCTTTGCGACAGCATGAAGCGATCTGCAATGAGTCGGAGTATGGTGAAGCAGTATTCAGGACGAAATATTGGAAGGCAAAATTCCTCGAGACAGCTTATGCAGCGACAAGGTTCAAATCGTTCCCTTTTAGATGATGGAAGTGGACGAGGAGTTAACGGGCCGGCGGTTCCGCTTCGACGGATGTCCAATACGAAACATCAAGTTCATCATCCAGGAAGAGGGGTGCACCGGCACGACTCCCAACAAAGTTTGAATGGGCATAGCAATCATAGCATCAGCGTTCAATTTGATGGGCGGAATACAGGAGGGTTCTAA
- a CDS encoding predicted protein, which translates to MQLGESLKLCVADTMKTDYRQTLDLEASGNQVALAGKSIGASFETFIMDDINGNLPSYDCRLLNTNRVYDNDGEDLLGQGFFILEVIVEQRVYVTATDTLTIEQVTSLVGLGFNRGDGGRVKFRSLLQQYEAFESILNVEVLESVSSPQAAPSSIPSTFPSGKLSFAPSPAPTITPSAVPTDQPSHRPSIFSTAMTTNSPSFPPFNVPMSSTPLKAPTLLPAALPTTLAPSSPSSSKSNNDGLPLIIGTTIGGVLTMLVCCFFVFCVWFPYWREGNTGDGNGPNRQFETSSQMSSGRDTIVPGVVQLDDASLANTTLGDETTDGGFRNNSAESKRPQYSFLKPAPIASMDSFDESSLYTSPGPPASNANQSSLRISSIAMAAVKPPVMSKIDTSMELNPSLSLALHFEDDIVFPLSESKTDWSTEKRATVHKDSMHSVLTGGGVVDLDEVYFFDDDESKEEGFERVPGIPGKLAITSSKSDEEKARKVSQSMEEGTRGFDPFDEEKSGSSSSFTFDNGVETAEIFKEDSSSDTEEDESLPVTNPHQSKRVMPLLSGSTPEANDTQRGIQPCDVHRRKLINNIGEGALDTIELNRNGHDSKGDDTQRGIQPCDVHRRKLINNIGEGALDTIELNRNGHDSKGDLKEKQREARLSRSARKNNSLLRNVLEDARRLAEAATSNNRSRASRKTAPPRIVDKIKRNSHDSQPFDLLADTLDVKESLSLASAKRPAHSTKGKVVSKMTAARSRGSGDLTSDNDHARIKAFASTHLFRSRLLGKREAGTGQHSLPSSTTSNSSLRLTVNVEAEITDATSAFDASSVLTSANPRDSPQGKYAGQCPENQSVLSPPNNIEILYPNGKITVQDDLSCTREGAPKPLLTDAVDKAPEACSTTDIKSTSVWSIAQSSQPQRSRNSRCGSISSTGRQLERSPVSTQSRRQNRRLLRDEIGSSSRTFSSAPERSQGEEKSLGDDTLPLAFEQDLERLKLQLVDIVRTDAFKVGPSSITASKTNRSIAFVRKNKKDQIVVIVPPGKVGVVLANRYDGKGTMVSEVRPSSAVHGAIFPGDEIGTLVTVLTIVVANIA; encoded by the coding sequence ATGCAATTGGGTGAAAGCCTTAAACTTTGTGTTGCTGATACTATGAAAACTGACTATCGACAAACTCTCGATCTCGAGGCGAGCGGAAATCAGGTTGCCTTAGCCGGGAAGTCTATCGGTGCCAGTTTCGAGACGTTCATCATGGATGATATAAATGGAAATTTACCCAGTTATGATTGCCGGCTCCTTAACACTAATCGTGTCTACGACAACGACGGTGAGGATCTACTGGGTCAAGGTTTTTTCATCCTCGAGGTCATTGTGGAACAAAGGGTATATGTAACGGCTACCGACACCTTGACAATAGAGCAAGTAACAAGTCTTGTCGGATTGGGTTTCAATCGAGGTGATGGCGGTCGAGTCAAGTTTCGGTCTTTGCTACAACAGTACGAAGCGTTCGAAAGCATCTTGAATGTTGAAGTATTAGAAAGTGTATCGTCACCACAGGCCGCCCCTTCGTCCATACCGAGTACTTTTCCATCCGGCAAGCTCTCCTTTGCTCCATCTCCAGCACCAACTATAACGCCATCAGCTGTACCTACGGATCAACCGTCGCATCGTCCCTCGATATTCTCGACTGCTATGACTACGAACTCACCATCTTTCCCGCCATTCAATGTACCAATGTCATCAACACCTTTGAAAGCTCCAACACTACTGCCTGCGGCTTTGCCCACAACTTTGGCCCCAAGTTCTCCGAGCTCGTCCAAGTCCAACAATGATGGTTTACCTTTAATTATCGGCACAACTATTGGGGGGGTGTTGACTATGCTGGTGTGCTGttttttcgtcttttgtGTATGGTTTCCCTATTGGCGTGAGGGGAACACCGGCGACGGCAATGGGCCGAATCGGCAATTTGAAACGAGCAGTCAAATGTCATCGGGACGTGACACTATTGTCCCGGGTGTGGTTCAGTTGGATGATGCGTCCTTGGCTAATACTACTTTGGGAGATGAGACAACAGATGGTGGCTTTCGCAACAATTCTGCCGAGAGCAAGAGACCGCAATATTCGTTTCTCAAACCAGCCCCAATCGCATCAATGGACAGTTTTGACGAGAGCTCTCTGTACACTTCACCCGGACCACCCGCTAGCAACGCAAACCAAAGCAGTTTACGCATAAGTTCCATAGCCATGGCTGCGGTAAAGCCCCCGGTTATGTCCAAGATTGACACATCCATGGAACTGAACCCCAGTCTGAGCCTTGCCCTTCACTTTGAAGACGACATCGTCTTTCCCTTGTCTGAGAGTAAAACGGATTGGAGCACCGAAAAGCGAGCTACAGTGCACAAGGATTCCATGCATTCGGTGCTCACGGGCGGCGGAGTCGTGGATCTAGATGAGGTTTATTTCTTtgatgacgacgagtcgAAGGAGGAAGGCTTTGAGCGAGTGCCCGGTATACCTGGCAAACTGGCAATTACGTCTTCTAAgagtgacgaagaaaaagctcgcAAAGTGTCTCAATCAATGGAAGAAGGTACTAGAGGTTTCGATCCATTTGACGAAGAGAAGTCtgggtcgtcgtcgtcgttcacTTTTGACAACGGAGTGGAGACGGCTGAGATCTTCAAAGAAGACTCCTCGTCCGAtacggaagaagacgagagttTGCCCGTGACTAACCCACACCAGTCCAAACGAGTGATGCCCCTGCTGTCAGGGAGTACTCCCGAGGCCAACGATACCCAAAGAGGCATTCAGCCTTGTGATGTGCATAGACGAAAGTTGATCAACAACATTGGAGAAGGCGCTCTGGATACAATAGAACTAAACAGGAATGGGCACGATAGCAAAGGCGACGATACCCAAAGAGGCATTCAGCCTTGTGATGTGCATAGACGAAAGTTGATCAACAACATTGGAGAAGGCGCTCTGGATACAATAGAACTAAACAGGAATGGGCACGATAGCAAAGGCGACTTAAAAGAGAAGCAGAGAGAAGCACGCCTCTCAAggtcagcaagaaagaacAATTCGTTGCTCCGGAATGTTCTAGAGGATGCCCGTCGTTTAGCTGAGGCTGCAACTTCTAACAATCGTTCCAGAGCTTCTCGAAAGACGGCACCACCGCGAATTGTCGACAAAATCAAACGCAACTCGCACGATAGCCAGCCTTTTGATTTACTAGCTGATACATTAGACGTGAAGGAGTCTCTTTCTCTTGCTTCGGCAAAACGCCCCGCGCATTCCACGAAAGGGAAGGTTGTCTCAAAGATGACTGCTGCGCGGTCGAGAGGAAGCGGAGATTTGACAAGCGACAATGATCATGCTAGAATTAAGGCCTTTGCAAGTACACATCTCTTCCGCAGTCGTCTTCTGGGCAAAAGAGAGGCAGGGACTGGTCAGCATAGTTTGCCTTCATCAACCACTTCGAATTCTTCATTGcggctaactgtaaatgttgAAGCTGAAATCACTGATGCGACGTCTGCTTTCGATGCCAGCTCGGTCCTAACCTCTGCAAATCCAAGAGATTCTCCACAAGGCAAGTATGCTGGTCAATGCCCGGAAAACCAGAGTGTATTGTCACCCCCCAACAACATAGAAATTTTATACCCAAACGGAAAAATAACCGTACAGGACGATTTGTCATGCACACGGGAAGGCGCTCCAAAACCTTTGTTAACTGATGCGGTGGATAAAGCTCCTGAAGCTTGTTCTACAACTGATATTAAGTCGACAAGTGTATGGTCGATCGCGCAATCATCTCAACCACAACGGTCTCGAAATTCACGGTGTGGGTCAATATCAAGTACGGGACGACAGCTAGAAAGATCGCCGGTATCTACCCAGTCACGGCGGCAGAATCGGCGCCTTTTGCGTGATGAGATTGGGAGCTCCAGTCGcaccttttcttccgcccCAGAGAGGTCCCAAGGAGAAGAAAAGAGTTTGGGTGACGACACCCTGCCTCTGGCATTTGAACAGGATTTGGAAAGGCTTAAGCTGCAGCTCGTAGATATCGTGCGCACCGATGCATTCAAGGTTGGTCCCTCTTCAATAACAGCGTCTAAGACAAATCGATCCATTGCCTTCGTCAGGAAGAATAAGAAAGACCAaattgttgtcatcgtccCCCCAGGGAAGGTTGGAGTGGTTCTCGCAAATCGGTACGATGGAAAGGGAACGATGGTGTCGGAAGTTCGGCCTTCTTCAGCTGTTCATGGGGCCATTTTCCCCGGAGATGAAATTGGTACGTTAGTGACTGTGCTTACGATTGTTGTCGCCAACATTGCTTGA